The following coding sequences are from one Campylobacter concisus window:
- a CDS encoding TolC family protein — translation MKKILAISALAATVLSAQDVPYRIFLASFAQDDNQARIDSAVNKVNSKISDSRLTTGIYEVGGRKFLYVDTTPVSEDEANSLLVKVQNESGYKDALMRAKAPVADTQITKKSNIEQAISTEVKPVEQVDDGVLTLDQVIKTILNENPSLKATEFNYLQVGKDLKIAKNAYYPTLDAAARVGYEKKRLDDGVSTRRGDGRISGTSLTLVENLYNGGADKNRINSQSARLDSAAYSVAQAADRLTLNATNAYLQVLQTKRILDIEEENVKSHEEIYSQIKDRARSGYGVASEERQAGSRYTLAQSNYTAAKNNYEDALSTFEKLYGKKVAAKNLVMPEFGLPLPSTKEAVYNKAILCNPSLLVQKSNIAMAESVVKEKNAPFLPKLDLVVSGAYDHSNVLYDNYEEQTFDALLRLNYNLYNKGNDKLDKEKSQLAVQQEQQTLDNLVRELKESLEFSWQNYVLNQEKMGYLNQHVEYAKATLDAYQDEFRIGRRDLINLLDAENEYNSALKEIATTETALSYAKYRLLDNMGMISDSFEPGFAKRYIQGACSIQNDLR, via the coding sequence ATGAAAAAGATATTGGCAATTAGTGCTTTGGCAGCAACTGTACTGTCAGCTCAAGATGTTCCTTATAGGATTTTTCTAGCTTCATTTGCACAAGATGATAATCAGGCTAGAATCGACAGTGCTGTTAATAAAGTCAATAGCAAAATCTCTGACAGCAGACTAACTACAGGTATCTATGAGGTTGGTGGACGAAAATTTTTATATGTTGACACAACTCCAGTCTCTGAGGATGAAGCTAATAGTCTATTAGTTAAAGTTCAAAATGAATCAGGCTATAAGGATGCTTTAATGAGAGCAAAAGCACCTGTAGCTGATACTCAAATAACAAAAAAATCTAATATAGAACAAGCTATATCAACTGAAGTAAAACCAGTAGAACAAGTTGATGATGGAGTTTTGACTTTAGATCAAGTTATAAAGACTATTTTAAATGAAAATCCAAGTTTAAAAGCTACAGAATTTAACTATCTGCAAGTTGGTAAAGATCTAAAAATAGCAAAAAATGCCTATTATCCAACACTTGACGCTGCTGCTAGAGTGGGATATGAGAAAAAACGCCTTGATGATGGAGTTTCTACAAGAAGAGGAGATGGAAGAATTTCTGGCACATCTCTAACCTTGGTTGAAAATTTATACAATGGTGGCGCTGATAAAAATAGAATAAATTCTCAAAGTGCAAGGCTTGATTCAGCTGCTTATTCAGTAGCACAAGCTGCAGATAGACTTACATTAAATGCTACAAATGCTTACTTGCAAGTTCTTCAAACTAAGAGAATTTTAGATATTGAAGAAGAAAATGTAAAGAGTCATGAGGAAATTTATAGTCAAATTAAAGATAGAGCAAGATCAGGTTATGGCGTAGCTTCCGAAGAGAGACAAGCTGGATCACGCTATACTCTAGCTCAATCAAACTATACAGCTGCTAAAAATAACTATGAAGATGCACTTTCTACATTTGAGAAATTATATGGAAAAAAAGTTGCAGCTAAAAATTTAGTAATGCCTGAGTTTGGCCTTCCTTTGCCTAGCACAAAAGAGGCTGTTTATAACAAAGCAATTCTTTGCAATCCGTCACTTTTGGTTCAAAAATCAAATATTGCTATGGCAGAATCAGTTGTAAAAGAGAAAAATGCGCCTTTCTTACCAAAATTAGATCTTGTTGTATCTGGTGCGTATGATCATTCAAATGTTTTATATGACAATTATGAAGAACAAACATTTGACGCACTTTTAAGACTAAACTATAACCTTTACAATAAAGGTAATGATAAACTAGATAAAGAAAAAAGCCAACTTGCTGTTCAACAAGAGCAACAAACTTTAGATAATCTTGTAAGAGAGCTTAAAGAGTCTTTGGAATTTTCATGGCAAAATTATGTTCTTAACCAAGAAAAAATGGGATACCTAAATCAACACGTTGAATATGCTAAAGCTACACTTGATGCTTATCAGGATGAGTTTAGAATCGGTCGTCGTGATCTTATAAACTTACTTGATGCTGAAAATGAATATAACTCTGCGTTAAAAGAGATCGCTACAACTGAGACAGCACTATCTTATGCAAAATACAGACTGTTAGATAACATGGGAATGATCTCAGATAGCTTTGAACCAGGTTTTGCAAAGAGATACATTCAAGGTGCTTGCAGCATTCAAAACGATTTAAGATAA
- a CDS encoding transglutaminase-like cysteine peptidase, whose protein sequence is MRVKTNFWTLIVSVLFLLLASAIGDFIKSTTIAKVAKIYGEDARRRASALNSLMTSLQDATEQEKLIKVNDFFNSFRWVDDMQLWHKKDYWATRMEFIGKGAGDCEDYVIAKYFTLKQLGIPTQKLYFTYVKALRYNQAHMVLAYYDTPKSIPLILDNINGKIKIATQRTDLVPVYSFNGDSLYLAKQEGLGQAIPGGNKKQNPKWMELIDRIGKEDL, encoded by the coding sequence ATGAGGGTCAAGACAAATTTTTGGACGCTCATTGTAAGCGTCCTTTTTTTATTATTAGCAAGTGCTATTGGAGATTTTATAAAATCAACAACTATAGCAAAGGTAGCTAAAATTTATGGAGAAGATGCAAGAAGAAGGGCTTCTGCTCTAAATTCTTTAATGACTTCGTTGCAAGATGCAACTGAACAAGAGAAATTAATAAAAGTAAATGACTTTTTTAACTCTTTTAGATGGGTTGATGATATGCAACTTTGGCACAAAAAGGATTATTGGGCTACTAGAATGGAATTTATAGGAAAAGGTGCTGGTGACTGCGAAGACTACGTTATCGCAAAATATTTTACACTAAAGCAGCTAGGAATTCCAACTCAAAAATTATACTTTACATATGTTAAAGCCTTAAGATACAATCAAGCTCATATGGTTTTAGCATACTATGATACACCAAAATCTATTCCATTAATTTTAGATAACATAAATGGTAAAATAAAAATCGCAACTCAAAGAACAGACCTTGTTCCAGTTTATAGTTTTAATGGTGATTCGCTATACTTGGCAAAACAAGAAGGTCTTGGTCAAGCAATACCAGGTGGAAATAAAAAACAAAATCCTAAGTGGATGGAACTAATAGATAGGATAGGAAAAGAGGATTTATGA
- a CDS encoding LapD/MoxY N-terminal periplasmic domain-containing protein → MTLFKQIMIAVITFGIMIFMAVGYLNFKSLNGYINDQLGENARHTANSLGLALKPIIDPDDMSLAQTMINSMFDSGRYKLIKLEDVDGKVLIENSQQTVVKDIPEWFYKIAKFEAPIADSEIMTGWAKFGTLYVQGSTALAYNELYTNSKNIFNFLLLMVIVTLVVAYFALKAIFRPLMKVQDQAEAILDNKFIIQKRIPFTADLKKMVLAMNSMVSKVKDIFEREAATLSKYQELLYKDTMSGTNNRRFFQTKFSEYLASEEYSSGVALLVSFKDLINLKSTLGFEKWQSVVMKIAQILQEKSIHNDKNAIVARLNDNDFIVLSYGRNSSNFLALCDEIMNEFKKLYANFALNDSEYPVNAAIVEYLPNTDIKTLLTSADVTLASSRLAGSFTYKVFNENQNTLVIGKEKYKELIFDSIKEDEFKFAAQKVIDLNSNFEQYELYLRLVDKDGVWRMASYFMPMVNELNLGAMLDLHILNRVARILPENILPSGNLAINLGKEILNSDENFSKLEATLKKISQISKYKNYIEIPNKDDISIESIVKLTKKLKELGFGFGFDHFELNAKGIEKLKEFNPDYVKIQSNVLIDFLSDKSGVNTKQSLDVVLSSKDIILIAIGVEGEEQKKKLIDLGIKNMQGIYIDEIKNIG, encoded by the coding sequence ATGACGCTATTTAAACAAATTATGATCGCCGTGATAACTTTTGGTATCATGATTTTTATGGCTGTTGGCTACTTAAATTTTAAGAGCCTAAATGGATATATTAATGACCAGCTTGGTGAAAACGCAAGACATACAGCAAATTCGCTTGGACTTGCTTTAAAGCCTATTATCGATCCAGACGATATGTCCTTGGCTCAAACAATGATAAATTCTATGTTTGACAGCGGCAGATACAAGCTTATCAAGCTTGAAGATGTTGATGGCAAGGTTCTTATTGAAAATTCTCAACAAACTGTTGTTAAAGATATTCCCGAGTGGTTTTACAAAATAGCCAAGTTCGAAGCGCCAATAGCAGATAGCGAGATTATGACTGGTTGGGCAAAATTTGGTACGCTTTATGTTCAAGGCAGCACCGCACTTGCCTACAATGAGCTTTATACTAACTCAAAAAATATTTTTAATTTTCTTCTTCTAATGGTAATTGTCACTCTCGTGGTGGCATATTTCGCTCTAAAAGCTATTTTTAGACCACTTATGAAGGTTCAAGATCAGGCTGAGGCCATACTTGATAATAAATTTATTATTCAGAAAAGAATTCCATTTACAGCTGATCTTAAAAAAATGGTTCTAGCTATGAACTCTATGGTTAGCAAGGTAAAAGACATCTTTGAGAGAGAGGCGGCCACACTTAGTAAGTATCAAGAGCTTTTATATAAAGATACAATGAGTGGTACTAATAACAGAAGATTTTTTCAAACTAAATTTAGCGAGTATCTAGCTAGTGAAGAATATTCAAGTGGTGTTGCTTTGCTTGTTAGTTTTAAAGATCTAATAAATTTAAAAAGTACGCTTGGCTTTGAAAAATGGCAAAGTGTTGTAATGAAAATAGCTCAAATTTTACAAGAAAAATCAATTCATAATGATAAAAATGCGATTGTTGCAAGACTTAACGATAATGATTTTATTGTGCTTTCGTATGGTAGAAATTCATCAAATTTCTTAGCTCTATGCGATGAAATTATGAACGAGTTTAAAAAGCTTTATGCAAATTTTGCACTAAATGATAGCGAGTATCCAGTAAATGCTGCGATAGTTGAGTATTTACCAAATACTGATATCAAGACACTTCTTACTTCAGCTGACGTTACATTGGCTAGCTCAAGACTTGCTGGTAGCTTTACATATAAGGTATTTAATGAAAATCAAAATACTTTAGTGATTGGTAAAGAGAAGTATAAAGAGCTTATTTTTGACTCAATAAAAGAAGATGAATTTAAATTCGCAGCTCAAAAGGTGATTGATCTTAATTCAAATTTTGAGCAGTATGAGCTTTATTTGAGGCTTGTTGATAAAGATGGTGTATGGCGTATGGCCTCATATTTCATGCCGATGGTAAATGAGCTAAATTTAGGTGCAATGCTTGATCTTCATATCTTAAATAGAGTAGCTAGAATTTTACCGGAGAATATCTTACCAAGTGGCAATTTAGCTATAAATTTGGGAAAAGAGATATTGAATTCAGATGAAAATTTTTCAAAACTCGAAGCTACGCTTAAAAAGATAAGTCAAATTTCTAAATATAAAAACTATATAGAAATTCCAAATAAAGACGATATTAGCATAGAAAGTATAGTTAAGCTTACTAAAAAATTAAAAGAACTTGGTTTTGGATTTGGTTTTGACCACTTCGAGCTTAATGCAAAAGGTATTGAGAAGCTAAAAGAATTTAACCCTGATTATGTAAAAATTCAGTCAAATGTCTTAATCGACTTCTTAAGTGATAAGTCAGGAGTAAATACAAAACAATCGCTTGATGTTGTTTTAAGCTCAAAAGACATTATTTTGATCGCAATCGGTGTTGAAGGCGAAGAACAGAAGAAAAAACTAATTGATCTTGGCATTAAAAATATGCAAGGAATTTATATAGATGAAATTAAGAACATTGGATGA
- a CDS encoding type I secretion system permease/ATPase: MHSDKIKDELLQCLVIFTKLHNNPYSADALTIGLPVKDGDEIELFSLKSSRSLFSRAASRAGFASTLVRKDLEQISPLVLPCILMLRGKKACILQSFSKDKKTANIITPELSTGTSTIEISKLKEEYLGYAYYLKREFVPEDTSSTKLIDAGNDHWFWGTLKRSKKIYFDVVLASFIINLFVLASPLFTMNVYDRVVPNNAVETLWVLALGVSVVYGIDLFLKFVRSYFLEIAGKKSDIIMSSILFERVMDMKFSNKPKSVGSFASNLKEFDTVRNFFSSASLAAIVDLPFAIIFLVVTYFIGSYIVLVPIVIMMAILCYTFFIKDPLQNAIKSTFEASAVKNGILIESLSSLETIKTLGASGHVQWNWEEATGEIANRSIKSKIITTSITTVTSFLVQLNTIAIIVLGVYMIQDTHLTMGGLIAAVMLSSRAIAPMGQVASLAANFEQTKTAYQSLSKIMQMPVERPEGKKFVRRNSFDGKIEFKNVSFTYPDTTKGSLDRINFVIQPGEKVGIIGKNGSGKTTLQKLILGLYSPTEGSVLIDGIDINQIDPADLRRNIGYVPQDVVLFKGTVRENIVQKAPYVDDIQIIKAAKVSGVDEYVNAHPLGFDMPVFERGDGISGGQRQSIAVARAFLLDSPIILLDEPTNSLDNTVENKLKINLKTNTANKTMLLVTHRTSMLDLVDRLIVMDNGKILLDGSRDEVLARLSGK, encoded by the coding sequence ATGCATAGTGATAAGATAAAAGATGAACTGCTTCAATGTTTGGTTATTTTTACCAAGCTTCATAATAATCCATACAGTGCTGATGCTTTAACTATTGGCTTACCAGTAAAAGATGGCGATGAGATTGAGCTTTTTTCACTTAAAAGCTCAAGATCTTTATTTTCTCGTGCTGCTTCTCGTGCTGGTTTTGCTTCTACCCTTGTAAGAAAAGATCTTGAGCAAATCTCTCCTTTAGTTTTACCTTGCATTTTAATGCTTAGAGGCAAAAAAGCTTGCATCTTGCAATCTTTTAGTAAAGATAAAAAGACAGCAAATATCATAACACCAGAACTTTCAACTGGTACTAGCACGATAGAAATAAGTAAATTAAAAGAAGAATATTTAGGCTATGCATACTATCTAAAGCGCGAGTTTGTTCCAGAGGATACTAGCTCAACAAAGCTAATTGATGCGGGCAATGACCACTGGTTTTGGGGAACTCTAAAACGTTCAAAAAAGATTTATTTTGATGTTGTTCTTGCAAGTTTTATTATAAATTTATTTGTTCTTGCTAGTCCGCTTTTTACGATGAACGTATATGACCGTGTCGTGCCAAATAATGCGGTTGAGACACTTTGGGTCTTGGCACTTGGTGTAAGTGTAGTTTATGGCATAGATCTTTTTTTAAAATTTGTAAGATCATATTTTCTTGAGATTGCTGGCAAAAAGAGTGACATCATAATGAGCTCTATTTTATTTGAGCGTGTTATGGATATGAAATTTAGCAATAAACCAAAATCTGTTGGTTCATTCGCTAGTAATCTAAAAGAGTTTGATACGGTTAGAAATTTCTTCTCATCAGCCTCATTGGCAGCTATTGTCGATCTTCCATTTGCGATCATTTTCTTAGTAGTTACTTATTTTATAGGAAGCTATATTGTACTTGTGCCAATTGTTATTATGATGGCCATTTTATGTTACACATTTTTTATAAAAGATCCGCTTCAAAATGCCATTAAGAGTACATTTGAGGCTTCGGCTGTGAAGAATGGAATTTTGATAGAAAGTCTTAGCAGTCTTGAGACTATTAAAACCCTTGGTGCTAGCGGCCATGTGCAGTGGAACTGGGAAGAAGCGACCGGTGAGATAGCAAACAGAAGCATCAAATCAAAAATTATCACAACTTCGATAACGACTGTTACATCTTTTTTAGTGCAATTAAATACTATTGCCATCATCGTTCTTGGCGTCTATATGATACAAGATACGCATCTTACAATGGGTGGTCTTATCGCTGCGGTTATGCTTAGCTCTCGTGCTATCGCTCCTATGGGACAGGTAGCTTCACTTGCTGCAAATTTTGAGCAGACAAAAACAGCATATCAAAGTCTTAGTAAGATTATGCAAATGCCTGTTGAAAGGCCAGAAGGCAAAAAATTTGTTAGAAGAAATTCTTTTGATGGAAAGATTGAGTTTAAGAATGTAAGCTTTACATATCCAGATACCACAAAAGGTTCGCTTGATAGGATAAATTTTGTTATTCAGCCAGGTGAAAAAGTTGGCATTATAGGCAAAAATGGCTCTGGAAAAACTACTTTACAAAAGCTCATTTTAGGACTTTACTCACCAACTGAAGGCTCAGTACTAATAGATGGTATTGATATTAATCAAATCGATCCAGCCGATCTTAGGCGAAACATCGGCTACGTTCCGCAAGATGTTGTGCTTTTTAAAGGAACGGTTAGAGAAAATATTGTTCAAAAAGCACCATATGTTGATGATATTCAGATTATAAAAGCAGCTAAAGTAAGTGGAGTTGATGAATATGTAAATGCTCATCCGCTTGGATTTGACATGCCAGTCTTTGAAAGAGGCGATGGCATAAGTGGTGGGCAGCGTCAAAGCATAGCTGTGGCTAGGGCATTTTTGCTAGATAGTCCTATTATTTTGCTTGATGAGCCAACAAATTCTCTTGATAATACAGTTGAAAATAAGTTAAAAATAAATTTAAAGACAAATACAGCAAATAAAACGATGCTGCTTGTTACACATAGGACGTCGATGCTAGATCTTGTTGATAGACTTATAGTTATGGATAATGGCAAAATTTTATTGGACGGATCAAGAGATGAAGTTTTAGCAAGACTTAGTGGGAAGTGA
- a CDS encoding HlyD family type I secretion periplasmic adaptor subunit produces MQEDIKNKQNENPKTEKRLISENNIKEQEEASNKILNSVDDIKSNLQTKNYDAYDLKFMSSLSEAVLAKAPSTSKKILYTVAITMFWLLVWASWAQIDEITRGSGKIIPSGKNQAIQNLEGGIVDQIFVKEGDEVKKDQILIRLDNKNFTSSYGESKLRLDELQAKFMRLDAEANDKEFDYDEARDANNSKAIRYELSLHNSNIDHLNEQIGILTEQIHQRQSELVELKNKISQTQNSYNLVLKEKAIMEPIFKKGLVSEVEYIQLQRRVNDLRGELDAAVLAVPRVESTIKEAKNKIEEAKLAFKNNAKKELNEVSAEIARINESQISLSDRVERTYVRSPVNGIVSKMMVHTVSGVIKPGENIAEIVPLEDKLVAEVKVKPADVAFLRPGLDTMVKFTAYDFSIYGGLKGKVTQISADTETNEKTGESYYLVRIETEKNYLGSEEKPLRIKVGMIVSADIITGKKTILDYLLKPILKAKQNALTER; encoded by the coding sequence ATGCAAGAAGATATCAAGAATAAACAAAATGAAAATCCAAAAACTGAAAAAAGATTAATTTCTGAAAATAACATAAAAGAACAAGAGGAAGCTAGTAATAAAATTTTAAATAGTGTAGATGACATAAAGTCTAATCTTCAAACAAAAAATTATGATGCTTATGATTTGAAATTTATGTCAAGCCTTTCAGAAGCGGTTTTGGCAAAGGCTCCATCTACATCTAAAAAGATACTCTATACAGTTGCTATAACTATGTTTTGGCTTCTTGTTTGGGCCTCTTGGGCACAAATAGATGAGATCACAAGAGGCAGTGGTAAAATCATCCCATCTGGAAAAAACCAAGCGATACAAAATCTTGAAGGTGGTATAGTCGATCAAATTTTTGTAAAAGAGGGTGACGAAGTTAAGAAAGATCAAATTTTAATAAGGCTAGATAATAAAAATTTTACGAGTAGTTATGGTGAGTCAAAACTAAGACTTGATGAACTTCAAGCAAAATTTATGAGACTTGATGCTGAGGCGAATGATAAAGAATTTGACTATGACGAAGCTAGAGATGCGAATAATAGTAAAGCCATAAGATATGAGCTAAGTTTGCATAATTCAAATATCGATCACTTAAATGAACAGATAGGAATTTTAACAGAGCAAATTCATCAACGCCAGAGTGAGTTGGTCGAACTAAAAAATAAAATTTCTCAAACTCAAAATAGCTACAACCTTGTTCTAAAAGAAAAGGCCATTATGGAGCCAATCTTTAAAAAAGGTCTTGTTAGCGAGGTTGAATACATCCAGCTTCAAAGACGCGTAAATGATCTAAGAGGTGAGCTCGATGCTGCCGTTCTTGCCGTACCAAGAGTTGAATCAACTATAAAAGAAGCGAAAAATAAGATCGAAGAAGCAAAACTCGCATTTAAAAACAATGCAAAAAAAGAGCTAAATGAAGTTTCAGCAGAGATCGCAAGGATAAATGAATCACAAATCAGCCTAAGTGATAGAGTGGAAAGAACATATGTAAGATCTCCAGTAAATGGTATTGTCAGCAAAATGATGGTTCATACAGTATCAGGAGTTATCAAGCCTGGTGAAAATATTGCTGAGATCGTTCCTCTTGAAGATAAACTGGTTGCTGAAGTAAAAGTAAAACCAGCTGATGTTGCATTTTTGAGGCCTGGGCTTGATACGATGGTTAAATTTACGGCTTATGATTTTAGTATTTACGGTGGCCTAAAAGGTAAAGTAACGCAGATTAGTGCTGATACGGAGACTAATGAAAAAACTGGCGAGAGCTATTATTTGGTCAGGATAGAAACTGAGAAAAATTATCTTGGTAGCGAAGAAAAACCGCTTAGAATAAAAGTTGGTATGATAGTCTCAGCTGATATCATTACCGGTAAAAAGACAATACTTGATTATTTATTAAAACCTATTTTAAAGGCAAAACAAAATGCCTTAACGGAGAGGTAA
- a CDS encoding DUF5416 family protein produces the protein MGKIAFYDKKFGEYEIEKFQDLQNFYLIKDDHCCDIVNDEIERFKFSDCEIEFLQLVDVASRHKKLFGNIKIYDDIVRSIKILIKGYDQSLDKFDFDSGILNLNTPYKYAISQDFFEMTIFLEEKSSVVTKFFSSIDYKIRKNGESRHVEFFINNKKIYERII, from the coding sequence ATGGGCAAGATCGCTTTTTATGATAAGAAATTTGGTGAATATGAGATCGAAAAATTTCAAGATTTACAAAATTTCTATCTCATAAAAGATGATCATTGCTGCGATATAGTTAATGATGAAATTGAACGATTTAAATTTAGTGATTGTGAAATAGAATTTTTACAATTAGTAGATGTTGCTAGTAGACATAAAAAACTATTTGGAAATATAAAAATTTACGATGATATAGTAAGAAGTATTAAAATTTTAATAAAAGGCTATGACCAGAGTTTGGATAAATTTGACTTTGATTCCGGAATTTTAAATTTAAACACTCCTTATAAATATGCTATATCACAAGATTTTTTTGAAATGACTATTTTTTTAGAAGAAAAATCCTCAGTAGTTACTAAATTTTTTTCATCAATAGATTACAAGATACGCAAAAACGGCGAAAGTCGTCACGTAGAATTTTTTATAAATAATAAAAAAATTTATGAAAGAATCATATAA
- a CDS encoding response regulator transcription factor: protein MQVILFTQNSALNNIWRSYFTGNSDVKFIHNRKEFFSHINDDVDIIGIDIDVFKDNIDDVIKNIIGNSPNIKILILSNRPTINEGKHLLTLGIKGYANSHMRKTHFEDAFEAIFNGNIWLYQEFVQAMISELTGSYINSESEKVDKKTDLSELSSREREIADLIYHGLTNNEISEKTGITLRTVKAHTSSIYSKLNVKDRIGLVLLMKQLDA, encoded by the coding sequence ATGCAAGTTATTTTATTTACACAAAATAGTGCATTAAACAATATTTGGAGAAGCTATTTTACTGGCAATAGCGATGTGAAATTTATACATAATAGAAAAGAGTTTTTTTCTCATATAAATGATGATGTTGATATTATAGGCATTGATATTGATGTTTTTAAAGATAATATTGATGATGTTATAAAAAATATAATTGGAAATTCCCCAAATATAAAAATACTCATACTCTCAAATAGACCAACGATAAACGAAGGCAAGCATCTGCTTACACTTGGAATCAAAGGCTATGCAAATTCACACATGAGAAAGACTCACTTTGAAGATGCTTTTGAAGCTATTTTTAATGGAAATATATGGCTTTACCAAGAATTTGTTCAGGCAATGATTAGTGAGCTAACCGGCTCATATATTAATAGTGAAAGTGAAAAGGTAGACAAAAAGACCGACCTCTCTGAACTTAGTTCAAGGGAAAGAGAAATTGCAGATTTAATCTATCATGGTCTAACAAATAATGAAATTTCAGAAAAAACAGGTATTACACTAAGGACGGTCAAAGCGCATACAAGCTCGATTTATAGTAAGCTAAATGTAAAAGATAGAATAGGGCTTGTGCTTTTAATGAAGCAGCTTGACGCATAA
- the tuf gene encoding elongation factor Tu, which yields MAKEKFSRNKPHVNIGTIGHVDHGKTTLTAAISAVLSRKGLAELKDYDNIDNAPEEKERGITIATSHIEYETEKRHYAHVDCPGHADYVKNMITGAAQMDGAILVVSAADGPMPQTREHILLSRQVGVPYIVVFMNKADMVDDAELLELVEMEIRELLNEYNFPGDDTPIVSGSALKALEEAKAGQDGEWSAKIMELMDAVDSYIPTPVRATDKDLLMPIEDVFSISGRGTVVTGRIEKGVIKVGDTIEIVGIKPTQTTTVTGVEMFRKEMDQGEAGDNVGVLLRGTKKEDVERGMVLCKPKSITPHTKFEGEVYILTKEEGGRHTPFFNNYRPQFYVRTTDVTGSITLPEGTEMVMPGDNVRISVELIAPVALEEGTRFAIREGGRTVGSGVVSKILG from the coding sequence ATGGCTAAAGAAAAATTTTCACGTAACAAGCCGCACGTAAACATAGGTACTATTGGTCACGTAGATCATGGTAAAACTACATTAACAGCTGCAATATCTGCTGTTCTTTCACGCAAAGGACTTGCTGAGCTAAAAGATTATGATAATATTGATAATGCTCCAGAAGAAAAAGAGCGTGGTATTACAATTGCTACTTCACATATTGAGTACGAGACAGAGAAACGCCACTATGCCCACGTTGACTGCCCTGGTCACGCCGACTATGTAAAAAATATGATTACAGGTGCTGCGCAAATGGATGGAGCTATTCTGGTTGTTTCTGCAGCTGATGGCCCAATGCCACAAACTAGAGAGCATATTTTGTTATCACGCCAAGTTGGTGTTCCATACATTGTTGTTTTCATGAACAAAGCTGATATGGTTGATGATGCTGAGTTACTTGAATTGGTTGAAATGGAAATCCGCGAATTACTTAATGAGTATAATTTCCCAGGCGATGATACACCTATTGTTTCTGGTTCAGCACTTAAAGCCCTTGAAGAGGCAAAAGCTGGTCAAGATGGCGAATGGTCAGCAAAAATTATGGAATTAATGGATGCAGTTGATAGCTATATTCCAACTCCAGTTCGTGCAACAGATAAAGATCTTCTTATGCCAATCGAGGATGTTTTTTCGATTTCAGGTCGTGGTACAGTTGTAACTGGTAGAATCGAAAAAGGTGTTATAAAAGTTGGTGACACAATTGAGATTGTTGGTATTAAGCCAACTCAAACAACAACAGTTACTGGTGTTGAAATGTTTAGAAAAGAGATGGATCAAGGCGAAGCTGGTGATAATGTTGGCGTTCTTCTCCGTGGTACTAAGAAAGAGGATGTTGAGCGTGGTATGGTTCTTTGCAAGCCTAAATCAATTACCCCTCATACAAAATTTGAAGGCGAAGTCTATATCTTGACAAAAGAAGAAGGTGGTCGCCATACTCCTTTCTTTAATAACTATAGACCACAATTCTATGTAAGAACAACTGATGTTACTGGTTCAATTACGCTTCCAGAAGGAACAGAGATGGTTATGCCAGGTGATAATGTAAGAATTTCTGTTGAATTGATTGCTCCAGTAGCACTTGAGGAAGGCACTCGTTTTGCTATCCGTGAAGGTGGTAGGACTGTTGGTTCAGGTGTTGTTTCAAAAATACTTGGTTAA
- the rpmG gene encoding 50S ribosomal protein L33, with amino-acid sequence MRIKIGLKCSESGDINYTTTKNSKTTTDKVELKKYCPRLKKHTIHKEVKLKS; translated from the coding sequence ATGAGAATTAAAATTGGTTTAAAATGCTCTGAAAGTGGTGATATAAATTATACAACAACTAAAAATAGTAAAACTACTACAGATAAAGTTGAGCTTAAAAAGTATTGCCCAAGATTAAAAAAACATACTATACATAAAGAAGTTAAATTAAAAAGTTAA
- the secE gene encoding preprotein translocase subunit SecE: protein MEKIINYIKLSKLEIMKVIYPTKEQIRNAFFAVFIVVAVVSLFLALVDVIMSFVLSKVI, encoded by the coding sequence ATGGAGAAAATTATAAATTATATTAAGCTTTCTAAATTGGAAATAATGAAGGTTATCTATCCTACAAAAGAACAAATTAGAAATGCTTTTTTTGCAGTTTTTATCGTAGTTGCTGTTGTATCACTTTTTTTAGCTCTTGTCGATGTTATTATGTCCTTTGTTCTATCTAAAGTTATATGA